In Tessaracoccus flavus, the following are encoded in one genomic region:
- a CDS encoding enoyl-CoA hydratase/isomerase family protein, with amino-acid sequence MGTVDVSRHGSIAVVTLNQPGKRNAMTDDMWRAVPTVMADLDRDVDVTAIVLTGAGESFCAGSDISSLDELGHAESPVNAELAIARSPKPVVAAIEGPCFGGGLELAVACDLRIASESATFSVPPARLGIVYPVSATQRMIDLMGPAVTKEMLLTAVQLDAARALRVGLVNRVVDHGNALPIALQLTEHMSGLSQLTIRASKEIVDGLVARDLSAETAIAWVSRAATGPDLAEGKRAFTERRAPVFSWRPA; translated from the coding sequence ATGGGAACAGTGGATGTCAGCAGACACGGCAGCATCGCCGTCGTCACCCTCAACCAGCCGGGTAAGCGCAACGCGATGACCGACGACATGTGGCGGGCGGTGCCCACCGTCATGGCCGACCTCGACCGCGACGTCGACGTCACGGCGATCGTGTTGACGGGAGCGGGGGAGTCCTTCTGCGCCGGGTCGGACATCAGCAGTCTGGACGAGCTCGGCCACGCCGAATCGCCGGTCAACGCTGAGCTCGCGATAGCCCGCAGCCCCAAGCCTGTGGTCGCCGCGATCGAGGGCCCGTGCTTCGGAGGTGGGCTGGAGCTGGCCGTGGCCTGCGACCTGCGCATCGCGAGTGAGTCGGCCACGTTCTCCGTGCCGCCGGCCCGGCTCGGCATCGTCTACCCCGTGTCGGCCACCCAGCGCATGATTGATCTCATGGGCCCGGCCGTCACCAAGGAGATGCTGCTCACCGCCGTGCAGCTCGACGCGGCCAGAGCGCTCCGGGTCGGCCTCGTCAACCGGGTCGTGGACCACGGCAATGCTCTGCCCATCGCTCTGCAGCTGACCGAACACATGTCGGGGCTGTCCCAACTCACGATCCGTGCGTCGAAGGAGATCGTCGACGGTCTCGTCGCACGCGATCTCAGCGCTGAAACGGCGATCGCCTGGGTCTCCAGGGCCGCCACGGGACCGGACCTCGCCGAGGGGAAGCGCGCCTTCACCGAGCGCCGCGCCCCCGTCTTCTCCTGGCGTCCCGCCTAG
- a CDS encoding histidine phosphatase family protein produces the protein MSTVATEGSTRGPAEIVLVRHGESLGNVADRAAIAAKAHRLDLPANDEMIDLSEEGQRQADALGRHLGRLPAEERPTVVISSPYQRARSTAERALAGLDLEVLLDERLRERELGIFDGVTWYGIKADHPEESDRRDRVGKFYYRPPGGESWADVVLRIRSLLVELQARYPGERVWLFSHEAVILAFRYVLEGLEVSRVLALQKEEPIANCSMTRYADRDGALELQARDDVSAIEDESAVTREPSHAEEGDQ, from the coding sequence ATGAGTACCGTCGCGACCGAGGGCAGCACACGAGGGCCGGCAGAGATAGTGCTGGTTCGTCACGGGGAATCGCTCGGCAACGTTGCGGACAGAGCGGCCATCGCCGCGAAGGCGCACCGGCTGGACCTGCCGGCCAACGACGAGATGATCGACCTCTCCGAGGAAGGGCAGCGGCAGGCGGACGCGCTGGGGCGACACCTCGGGAGGCTCCCCGCTGAGGAGCGTCCCACGGTCGTCATCAGTTCTCCCTACCAGAGGGCCCGCTCGACCGCCGAACGGGCCCTGGCAGGCCTGGACCTCGAGGTACTGCTGGACGAGCGCCTGCGCGAGCGCGAGTTGGGAATCTTCGACGGCGTCACGTGGTACGGCATCAAAGCTGATCACCCCGAGGAGTCCGACCGCCGTGATCGGGTCGGGAAGTTCTACTACCGGCCTCCGGGCGGGGAGTCATGGGCCGATGTGGTCTTGAGGATCCGCTCCCTGCTCGTCGAACTGCAGGCCCGCTACCCGGGCGAACGGGTGTGGCTCTTCAGTCATGAAGCCGTGATCCTCGCCTTCCGCTACGTCCTCGAGGGGCTGGAGGTCAGCCGCGTCCTCGCCCTCCAGAAGGAGGAGCCGATCGCCAACTGCTCCATGACCCGGTACGCGGACCGCGACGGGGCGCTCGAACTTCAGGCGCGCGACGACGTCAGCGCCATCGAGGACGAGTCCGCAGTAACCCGTGAACCCAGTCACGCGGAGGAGGGGGACCAGTGA
- the rplA gene encoding 50S ribosomal protein L1, with product MKHSKAYRSAAEKRDDAQLYTPEEALRLVKEMASAKFDEAIDVAVRLGVDPRKADQMVRGTVNLPHGTGKTARVLVFAAGEKADAAREAGADEVGTDELVEKVAGGYLDFDAVVATPDMMGKVGRLGRVLGPRGLMPNPKTGTVTMDVAKAVSDIKGGKIEFRVDRHANLQFLIGKASFPQEHLVDNYFAVLEEILRLKPSSSKGRYLRKIAVSATMSPSVHVDQSATKPAED from the coding sequence ATGAAGCACAGCAAGGCTTACCGCAGCGCCGCTGAGAAGCGCGACGACGCACAGCTCTACACCCCGGAAGAGGCTCTCCGCCTCGTTAAGGAGATGGCGTCGGCGAAGTTCGACGAGGCCATCGACGTCGCCGTCCGCCTGGGCGTCGACCCCCGTAAGGCAGACCAGATGGTCCGCGGCACGGTCAACCTTCCGCACGGCACTGGCAAGACGGCACGGGTCCTCGTCTTTGCCGCCGGTGAGAAGGCCGACGCAGCCCGCGAGGCCGGAGCCGACGAGGTCGGCACCGACGAGCTCGTCGAGAAGGTGGCCGGCGGCTACCTCGACTTCGACGCCGTCGTCGCCACCCCCGACATGATGGGCAAGGTCGGCCGCCTGGGCCGCGTGCTCGGCCCCCGCGGCCTCATGCCGAACCCGAAGACGGGCACGGTCACGATGGACGTGGCCAAGGCTGTCTCCGACATCAAGGGCGGCAAGATCGAGTTCCGAGTGGACCGTCACGCCAACCTGCAGTTCCTCATCGGGAAGGCGTCGTTCCCGCAGGAGCACCTCGTGGACAACTACTTCGCCGTGCTGGAGGAGATCCTGCGACTGAAGCCGTCGTCCTCGAAGGGCCGCTACCTGCGCAAGATCGCGGTGTCGGCGACGATGAGCCCGAGCGTCCACGTGGATCAGTCGGCCACGAAGCCGGCCGAGGACTGA